A genome region from Littorina saxatilis isolate snail1 linkage group LG16, US_GU_Lsax_2.0, whole genome shotgun sequence includes the following:
- the LOC138949854 gene encoding uncharacterized protein: MPPIVGVLYEGKTHRVAQNHAVQLARRLTRRLTDVCAGKFVLVAVALPKTDFDCAYLKKAVEQQRELMEGIYRRQLELEASEYLQLSEAVRTVQRMSPVPFFLHDSSCTLEKIAVLEEDWFDLLYSYIEELTRTKTLAVTFNQKPDTKFKEQAAVLEACRRIGCHASISIDGSEANADFLSKIEDFKVEAKKQLHQNLQIYCKGTDINTDYSITIRPQKDASKLRTGMTGSSEKIHKTLTRNGTETVDSSEKMGTSMGKRKTPDDSSEEFGRRRSNIKTMTLSSEEMDATNGNKKSTYTKTSSDIMGRINGNRKTAKTSSTEVGKIILLLLLLLIIIRRTFI, encoded by the exons ATGCCTCCCATTGTCGGGGTTTTGTACGAAGGCAAGACTCACCGTGTCGCTCAAAACCATGCCGTTCAACTTGCAAGGCGTCTCACACGACGTCTGACAGATGTCTGTGCTGGGAAGTTTGTGCTGGTCGCAGTTGCCCTTCCGAAAACTGACTTCGATTGTGCATATCTAAAAAAAGCTGTTGAACAACAGAGAGAACTTATGGAAGGTATTTACAGGCGACAGTTAGAGCTTGAAGCATCGGAATATCTGCAGTTGAGTGAGGCAGTAAGAACTGTACAACGGATGTCTCCTGTGCCATTCTTTCTCCACGATTCATCATGCACTTTG GAAAAAATTGCTGTCCTTGAGGAAGACTGGTTCGACCTACTTTACTCCTACATCGAAGAGTTGACCAGAACTAAAACTCTTGCTGTGACCTTCAACCAAAAACCAGACACCAAGTTCAAGGAGCAGGCTGCTGTGCTAGAGGCATGCCGGAGGATTGGCTGCCATGCTTCGATTTCGATTGACGGATCAGAGGCAAATGCCGACTTTCTTTCTAAAATCGA GGATTTTAAAGTCGAGGCCAAGAAACAGCTGCACCAAAACCTACAGATATACTGCAAAGGAACAGACATAAATACGGACTACTCTATCACAATTCGTCCACAAAAGGATGCAAGCAAACTTCGCACAGGCATGACAGGGTCTTCTGAGAAAATACACAAAACACTGACTCGGAACGGAACAGAGACAGTGGATTCATCAGAAAAGATGGGAACAAGCATGGGTAAAAGAAAGACCCCAGATGATTCTTCAGAAGAGTTTGGAAGAAGACGTAGCAACATAAAGACCATGACACTATCGTCAGAAGAGATGGATGCAACAAACGGCAACAAAAAGAGTACATATACGAAGACTTCGTCAGACATAATGGGCAGAATAAATGGTAACAGAAAGACTGCGAAGACTTCGTCAACCGAGGTAGGAAAAAtaatactactgctactactactactaataataataagaagaacatttatatag